Proteins found in one Hirundo rustica isolate bHirRus1 chromosome Z, bHirRus1.pri.v3, whole genome shotgun sequence genomic segment:
- the RFESD gene encoding Rieske domain-containing protein, with protein sequence MLDLIIFGLHFFFCFLISIAIWCRPKDVDLHSSSTGGEIEPAGFIFVGKEEDIKKSQRLTAKINGREIVVFYHKGKFHALDSRCYHEGGPLCQGEIEDIDGQACIVCPWHKFKITLETGEGLYEGINPLEPSPTPKWQSKGVKQRIHKITTDNGNVYVSPPDLSVNFDSDYFADKYKNGGELSMEKQSHSEDIE encoded by the exons ATGCTGGACCTCATCATCTTTGGCCTTCAtttcttcttctgctttctCATTTCTATTGCAATTTGGTGTCGACCAAAG GATGTGGATTTGCACAGCTCAAGCACAGGAGGTGAAATAGAGCCAGCTGGTTTTATATTTGTTGGCAAAGAAGAGGATATAAAGAAGTCCCAAAGATTAACAGCCAAAATCAATGGCAGAGAAATTGTTGTTTTCTACCATAAGGGAAAATTTCACGCTCTGGACTCTCGCTGCTACC ATGAAGGAGGCCCTTTATGTCAAGGAGAAATAGAG gatATCGATGGACAAGCATGTATTGTTTGTCCTTGGCATAAGTTTAAAATTACCTTGGAAACAGGAGAAGGATTGTATGAAGGAATAAATCCTCTGGAGCCATCACCAACACCAAAGTGGCAATCAAAAGGAGTCAAACAAAGGATTCATAAGATCACAACAGACAATGGAAATGTTTATGTGAGTCCTCCAGATTTGTCTGTGAATTTTGACTCTGATTATTTTGCTGACAAGTACAAAAATGGTGGTGAATTATCTATGGAAAAACAAAGCCACTCAGAAGACATAGAGTAG